GGTTCGTTAATCTAGGCCCACAAGAGATTTCCGACCCCGCCAAGATGGAAGAACTGACCAACACTTTGATCGATCAAGGACCTTATTATGGATTCACAGTAACCATTATGGAATGGGGGAAATTATCAAAGCAGATCTCAAAGGCTGATGGAGTATGTACTTTGGATATGGTGTCCAATCCAGCATTTACTATTGCCTTGGTCGGTGATGCCGATGTCACTGCGATGCATACAGTAATGGGCGGAAAGACATTGGAAAATGCTATGGATTTCCTCAAGGAAGAAATAGAAGGTAAAGGTCAAGATTATTTTCTGACCACATTGACCGAAGAAAGGGATATCGAGGCTCTAATTAATAAAAACAAAGTGGTCTCAGATCTTTGGATGAAAGAGTCTACCGTCAATGAGAGTTGGCCCTCCGATGATGAATTGAAGTCATCTAAAATTCTAGTGGTCTGTGAAGATGCTACGAAAATGGACAAGTTCATGAAGTATGCGACAGGGGCATTAGAGAAGAATTATCCTTTTGACTATGACATGGTCACTATTGGAGAATTGAATTCAACGGACTTGAGCAAATACAAGTACGTATTAATGCCCAAGAAAAAACTCATTGAGAAGTCCAAAGTTGTTGGCCCAAATGGCATGAGTGCGAGACCAGGTGAGACGAATACTAGAGTGAAAAGCTACACAACTACGGCCTTTTATTATCAGATGAAATCTATTGAAGGAAACGATGTCTTCTTGGGTCCAGATCCAGACGCTGTAACGAACTACGCCATGGGCAATCTCCCACTAGCACTTCGAAGGTTTATGAAGGTGTTCTCGAAGAGCTAGTGCATTAAGTAGATGATTGCTATGTAGATAAGAGCAATTCAATCTCTTGACTAGGGTTGTCTTCGTAGTTTTGCGGCCCACTCAAACAAGCTTTATTCATGAGTAAATACGATGTGACCATCATTGGGTCAGGACCTGGAGGATACGTAGCCGCAATCCGTTGCGCCCAATTGGGGATGAAGACCGCCCTTATCGAGCGTTATGATTCCCTAGGTGGAACCTGTCTCAATGTGGGCTGTATCCCCTCCAAGGCTTTATTGGACAGCTCCGAGCACTTCCACAATGCCGAGCATACCTTCAAGGAGCATGGTATCGATATCAACGCGCCTAAAGTCGATTTCACTCAAATGATCAAGCGCAAACAAGGCGTAGTGGACCAGACCACATCGGGTATCGACTATCTGATGAAGAAGAACAAGATCGATGTACATCACGGTCATGGGAGCTTTGTGGACAGAAATACGATCAGCGTCAAGCCGTCCAAAGGCAAGGCTAAGAAGATAGAGACCGACAAGGTAATCATTGCCACAGGGTCGAAACCGATCAGCCTACCCTTTGCGCAGATCGACAAGAAACGCATCATCTCGAGTACCGAGGCGCTCAGCTTGAAGTCCTTGCCCAAGAGCATGACCATCATCGGTGGTGGGGTGATCGGCTTGGAGTTGGGCTCTGTATACGCGCGTCTGGGGACCAAAGTCTCAGTCTTCGAGTACATGGACCGCATCATCCCGGGAATGGACAAGGACCTCAGCAAAGAATTGATGCGAAGCCTGAAGAAATTGGGCATCGAATTCTACTTGAACCATGCTGTGAAAAAAGTCAGCTCGACCACACGTACCACCACGCTGGAAGCAGAGAGCAAGAAAGGTGAGAAGGTCACGGTAAAGGCAGACTACTGTCTCGTAGCTGTAGGTCGCAAGCCCTATACCGATAAACTGGGTCTGGACAAGGTGGGCGTCAAGCTGGATGACCGTGGACGTGTCGAGATCGATGAGCATCTGCAGACCAACGTGCCAGGCATCTATGCCATCGGTGATGTGGTCAAAGGTGCTATGCTGGCCCATAAGGCCGAGGAAGAAGGCGTATTCGTGGCCGAGCATATGACCGGACAGAAGCCACATATCAATTATCTGCTCATCCCTGGAGTGGTATATACCTGGCCCGAAGTGGCCGCAGTGGGCTATACCGAGGAGCAACTCAAGGAGAAAGGTATCGCCTATAAGAAGGGAAGCTTCCCTTTCAAGGCCAGTGGAAGGGCCCGAGCCAGTATGGATACCGATGGCCTGATCAAGGTATTGGCCGATGAAAAGACCGATGAGATCCTGGGTGTACACATGATCGGTCCGCGCGCGGCCGATATGATCGCTGAGGCGGTAGTGGCCATGGAATTCAGAGCCTCGGCCGAGGACATCGCACGGATGTCGCACGCGCACCCGACCTATACCGAATCCTTCCGTGAAGCGGCCTTAGCTGCCACTGGGGACAGAGCATTGCATATATGAGCGAGAAACGCACAGAACTCTCCGAACTCGGTGAATTCGGTCTGATCGACCACCTGACAAAGGGCATCGCAGCCCATCAAGGCAATACCATCAAAGGCATCGGGGATGATGCTGCGGTTATCGATGCCGGAGAGGATTTCCTGCTGGTGAGCACGGATATGCTCATGGAAGGGGTGCATTTCGATCTGAGCTATACACCTCTCAAGCATTTGGGTTATAAGAGTGTGGTGGTGAATCTCTCTGACATCTATGCGATGAACGGGCGCCCTGAGCAGGTGACCATCTCCCTGGCTGTGAGCAATCGCTTCAGCGTAGAGGCCTTGGAAGAATTGTATGAAGGTATACGCCTCGCAGCACAGATCTACGATGTGGATATCGTAGGTGGAGACACGACCACCTCCATAGCCGGATTGGCCATATCGGTCACGGCCATAGGTAGGGTCAACAAGGAGAAGGTAGTCTATAGAAGCGGAGCCAAGGACAAGGAATTACTCGTGGTCTCTGGAAATCTTGGGGCTTCCTATATGGGTCTACAGATATTGGAACGTGAGAAGGCGGTCTTCGAAGCGGCCCCTGGAGCTCAACCCGATCTGAGTGGAAACGATTACATCCTAGAGAGACATCTCAAGCCCGAGGCCCGCAAGGACATCATAGATATGTTGGATGAGCTGGACATCACCCCTACTTCTATGATCGACATCTCGGACGGACTGGCCTCTGAGGTCATCCACTTGACTCGTGCGAGCGGATTGGGTGCGGCCATCTATGAGGAAAAAATTCCCCTACATGAGAACACGATTTCCTGTGCGCAGCAATTCGATCTACAGCCCACCACCTGTGCCCTCAATGGTGGAGAGGATTATGAATTGCTCTTCACCATCCTCCAATCGGACTTCGACAAGCTCAGAGCACATCCTGAATTGACTGTGATAGGCCATATGGCGGAGAAATCCGTAGGAAATCAGTTGATATCCAATGATGGTCAGCAAATCACGCTGAAGGCACAAGGTTGGGATGCGATGCTCAGCAATGATTCGGCTTGATCTTTGTCCCTATCACTACAATCAAATTAAATGATCATGATATCCCATACCATTCAAAAATCGATTGTAGCTAGTCTTATCATAGGACTCATTGCCTTGACCCCGGCCTGTAATGCCTCGAAATCCGCTCAAGGAAGTGTGATAGGAGCGGCCACCGGTGCTGCTGCTGGAGCAGCCGTAGGACATGCCAAAGGAAATACCGCTCTAGGAGCGATCATAGGCGCTGCTGTAGGAGGTACGGCCGGTGCACTCATTGGTAGACGCATGGACAAGCAGGCCGAAGAATTACAGCAGGACCTGGAGGGTGCTGAAATCACCCGTGTAGGAGAAGGTATCCGGATCACTTTTGATTCCGGACTGATGTTCGCCACCGATCAGCATGCGCTCAATGCTCAGACCAAGAGCAATCTCGACAAACTGGCCGAGACCCTCTTGAAATACGATGATACCGACATCCTCATCGAAGGTCACACCGATTCGGATGGCTCTGAGGAATACAATCAGACGCTATCTGTCAAAAGAGCAAAGTCCGTCTCCGATCACCTCAAAGCTGATGGAGTGGATGCATCCCGGATCACCACCGAAGGCTATGGAGAACTCCAACCGATTGCGGATAACGGCACGGCCCAAGGAAAACAGATGAATCGCAGGGTCGAAGTGGCCATCTATGCCAATGAGGAGATGAAACGCGCTGCTCGGAACGGCACTTTGGAAGTAGACGAGTGATCCGAGTGCGGTTCAGGTTTGTAAGAGCCGTCCATTTTTTGGTCTGAATTCTCACGGGTCTTTCCCGAGAATCCTCTTATCTTGATGCTCACCCTAAAACCCATTGAAGGATGAGAACGATCTGTACCCTGATATCCTGTGTAGTTTTTTTCAGTGCCTCCTGGTCGCAGAACTGCAAGGACTGCTCATTGATCGACCCAGATGCGATATGTACCACCATCTATGACCCCGTATGTGGTTGTGATGGAGTCACTTATAGCAATGATTGTGTCGCTGTAAATACAGCTGGAATCGTACAATACACCCCCGGAGAATGCCCCGGCAATAATGTCTCGATGTGCTCTGATGTAGGCGGTGTGGATTTCGGTGCTTGTCAGATGTTCATGGGATGGGCGATTGTCAATGGCGTGGCCACCGGTGTGTCGGGCTGTGGATGGGAAGTAGGAGGAGTGGACTATTCACAAGCCTTCTATGCAGACTCTTTGAGTGTGGTGACCAATTGCCAGTGCGGAGGCACGAGTGGTCTCGGAGAATTGGATTTATTGGAAGTTCAGATATATCCCAGCCCTGTACAAGATGAATTCACCATCACCTATGCTTCAGCCCAGCAATTGGGTCTTTCCCTGATCGATATCACCGGTCGGTCGATCAAAGAGCAACCTGTTCGTTCTGGAGAATCAGTGGATGTGACCAACATTCAGGATGGCATCTACATTCTCGTGCTCTCACATAAAGGGGAAGCTATACTGAGTAGACGACTTTCCGTAAAGAAATAAGCACGCCCTCAGGCGACCATACTCGCATATCGATCATCTTCTGATCGGTCTTCGGCCCAAGCCAGGAAATCGAAGTGCTCGAAACTCAATTGCTCCTTCTTCTCAGAACGCAATTCCCTGAGCGAGTGGATCAATTGATTGACCGCACGCAATTCACCTTCTTCGGTCTTTGCTCTGCGCAGATTGGAAATGTAAGTGAGTAGGGTGGTCTCTACACCATTGAGTAGATTCCTGGGTTTGAGATAGCGTTTCAAGGCCCGGGCACTATGGGCCATCCAGTCCTTATCCTTGGATTCGATGTGGAGTACGGTGACCAGTACGAGGGTGCGGTGATAAACATCCTCATCCCTTCCGATCTCCCCATCATTCAGTATTCGATTCAAGGCCTTGAGCGCTTCAGACCGCTCTGCGCGCTTGTGATGAAAAACCCCTGCATTGTAGTCGAGTGCTGCTCTCACGGCCGGAGTATGCTCCCACCGTTGGGTTGAATATCTCTCCAATTCTTCCTTCAAGCGCTCTTCTAATCCTGTATCCTCTACCCTATTCAGGAAGTAGAGTAGAGACTGTAACCGCGTGCCGTGATATTGTATTCTATGATGCGTCATGAATCCATCGCTGAGCGTGCCCATCAGATTCATCAGCGCATTACGTGCAAGCGCTTCTTGCTTCTTATGTAGA
Above is a window of Flavobacteriales bacterium DNA encoding:
- the lpdA gene encoding dihydrolipoyl dehydrogenase — protein: MSKYDVTIIGSGPGGYVAAIRCAQLGMKTALIERYDSLGGTCLNVGCIPSKALLDSSEHFHNAEHTFKEHGIDINAPKVDFTQMIKRKQGVVDQTTSGIDYLMKKNKIDVHHGHGSFVDRNTISVKPSKGKAKKIETDKVIIATGSKPISLPFAQIDKKRIISSTEALSLKSLPKSMTIIGGGVIGLELGSVYARLGTKVSVFEYMDRIIPGMDKDLSKELMRSLKKLGIEFYLNHAVKKVSSTTRTTTLEAESKKGEKVTVKADYCLVAVGRKPYTDKLGLDKVGVKLDDRGRVEIDEHLQTNVPGIYAIGDVVKGAMLAHKAEEEGVFVAEHMTGQKPHINYLLIPGVVYTWPEVAAVGYTEEQLKEKGIAYKKGSFPFKASGRARASMDTDGLIKVLADEKTDEILGVHMIGPRAADMIAEAVVAMEFRASAEDIARMSHAHPTYTESFREAALAATGDRALHI
- the thiL gene encoding thiamine-phosphate kinase, with the protein product MSEKRTELSELGEFGLIDHLTKGIAAHQGNTIKGIGDDAAVIDAGEDFLLVSTDMLMEGVHFDLSYTPLKHLGYKSVVVNLSDIYAMNGRPEQVTISLAVSNRFSVEALEELYEGIRLAAQIYDVDIVGGDTTTSIAGLAISVTAIGRVNKEKVVYRSGAKDKELLVVSGNLGASYMGLQILEREKAVFEAAPGAQPDLSGNDYILERHLKPEARKDIIDMLDELDITPTSMIDISDGLASEVIHLTRASGLGAAIYEEKIPLHENTISCAQQFDLQPTTCALNGGEDYELLFTILQSDFDKLRAHPELTVIGHMAEKSVGNQLISNDGQQITLKAQGWDAMLSNDSA
- a CDS encoding OmpA family protein, producing MISHTIQKSIVASLIIGLIALTPACNASKSAQGSVIGAATGAAAGAAVGHAKGNTALGAIIGAAVGGTAGALIGRRMDKQAEELQQDLEGAEITRVGEGIRITFDSGLMFATDQHALNAQTKSNLDKLAETLLKYDDTDILIEGHTDSDGSEEYNQTLSVKRAKSVSDHLKADGVDASRITTEGYGELQPIADNGTAQGKQMNRRVEVAIYANEEMKRAARNGTLEVDE
- a CDS encoding T9SS type A sorting domain-containing protein, whose translation is MRTICTLISCVVFFSASWSQNCKDCSLIDPDAICTTIYDPVCGCDGVTYSNDCVAVNTAGIVQYTPGECPGNNVSMCSDVGGVDFGACQMFMGWAIVNGVATGVSGCGWEVGGVDYSQAFYADSLSVVTNCQCGGTSGLGELDLLEVQIYPSPVQDEFTITYASAQQLGLSLIDITGRSIKEQPVRSGESVDVTNIQDGIYILVLSHKGEAILSRRLSVKK